One genomic window of Arvicola amphibius chromosome 4, mArvAmp1.2, whole genome shotgun sequence includes the following:
- the Tmem92 gene encoding transmembrane protein 92, producing the protein MPDAWVPGFIFTLLFGLLSTNLQCVSANEGPVDEWASLGNSLEISLPGTWGAKGEELGLLSGVFWSQASTKGGFLGQSPTVCGRGNQLGARSPFDLTLYGIINVSPSLSLLTRSCPKGFRCCDRGCCLEKKILDLSSEPFMVLFIIFMVMLPLLCICGVARHICPACRPQQSLRANHQTPPEPPSNAPLETMIWVTNLDPPPPYNQVVPKSTPTEPPPPYSLEAPVGQVRSTAF; encoded by the exons ATGCCGGACGCCTGGGTCCCGGGCTTCATTTTCACCCTGCTCTTCGGCCTACTCTCCACCAATCTCCAATGTGTAAGCGCCAACGAG GGACCTGTGGATGAATGGGCCAGTTTAGGGAACTCTTTAGAGATCTCTCTACCTGGGACGTGGGGTGcaaagggggaggagcttgggtTGCTTTCTGGCGTTTTCTGGAGCCAGGCATCCACTAAAGGTGGCTTCCTGGGCCAATCCCCAACTGTGTGTGGCAGGGGGAATCAGCTGGGAGCCAG GTCACCCTTTGATCTGACACTTTATGGTATCATCAATGTCTCCCCATCCCTATCTCTCTTGACCAGAAGCTGCCCCAAAGGATTCAGATGCTGTGACCGTGGATGCTGCctagaaaaaaagatattggATCTTTCAAGTGAACCCTTCAT GGTCTTGTTCATCATTTTCATGGTCATGCTACCTCTCCTGTGCATCTGCGGCGTGGCGAGACACATTTGTCCTGCGTGTAGACCACAGCAGAGCCTCAGAGCGAATCATCAGACACCTCCAGAACCACCTTCCAATGCCCCGCTAGAGACTATGATCTGGGTCACCAACTTGGATCCCCCACCACCCTATAATCAG GTTGTTCCGAAGTCAACTCCCACAGAACCACCTCCTCCCTACAGCCTTGAGGCCCCTGTTGGCCAAGTGAGAAGCACAGCCTTTTGA